One part of the Alistipes onderdonkii genome encodes these proteins:
- a CDS encoding DUF1735 domain-containing protein gives MKQFFKILALAALALPFTGCDVEYSDINILPDPVFEQNGLYTVNTISIYDDYETVINVSRTAGLSKELELDIVVDETLLAEYNELYNTDYKLLEAQFYDIPKNAQLASTVKSVDISVRIHPKALIAAKGMAAANNMLLPIRISNASTPVEDGGSMMQALLRLSIVEPIVQVEMPEQMPQLEFIPTIPLPQEITLNATANFNTLEVAKIGYRVNASKVDAYNEEHGTSYQLLPEQYYKIKESDFDTETLEIESRIEFDCAAIGGEGTYLLPLEMHSDDYSVVQREPVYVLIQMSELKIWVTNVADLAKTSGKGKIRVQMNSPMTVGQPVDFVFEPEKVETYNTEHGTAFKTLDAAKVVVTPTEIQAGSQYGELSFELDLSELDYDGADKYMVPLTFKSSELVDGTIVTGPSTFYIEVNKTLKGTYDKEVWGEEKSNRVLKPAIFIAGQDGYAESRNAKKQKYIINYNQTWTGGLIYFNISDETVAGHPNRRVLVDFSDRPNERADGYDQIVDSGSYLDTDTGDIYFNLRVMDGAYGATGGFGIEVVLSNRADL, from the coding sequence ATGAAACAGTTTTTTAAGATACTGGCGCTCGCGGCCCTGGCGCTGCCTTTCACCGGCTGCGACGTGGAGTATTCGGACATAAATATTCTGCCCGACCCGGTTTTTGAACAGAACGGGCTGTACACGGTCAATACCATATCCATCTATGACGACTACGAAACCGTCATCAATGTTTCGAGAACTGCCGGTCTGTCGAAAGAACTGGAATTGGATATCGTGGTGGACGAAACGCTGCTCGCCGAATACAACGAATTGTACAACACCGACTATAAACTGCTGGAAGCACAGTTCTACGACATTCCGAAGAATGCGCAACTTGCAAGTACGGTCAAGTCCGTCGATATTTCCGTGCGGATACATCCCAAAGCCCTGATTGCGGCCAAAGGCATGGCTGCGGCTAACAACATGCTGCTCCCCATCCGTATTTCCAATGCCTCCACGCCCGTCGAGGACGGCGGTTCGATGATGCAGGCGCTGTTGCGTTTGAGCATCGTCGAGCCGATTGTGCAGGTGGAGATGCCCGAACAGATGCCGCAGCTGGAGTTCATTCCGACCATTCCGCTGCCGCAGGAAATTACGCTGAACGCCACGGCCAATTTCAACACGCTGGAGGTGGCGAAAATCGGCTATCGGGTCAATGCATCGAAAGTCGATGCCTATAACGAGGAGCACGGCACCTCTTACCAGCTGTTGCCCGAGCAGTATTATAAAATCAAGGAATCGGATTTCGATACGGAAACGCTGGAAATCGAGAGCCGCATCGAATTCGATTGCGCTGCAATCGGCGGTGAGGGCACCTACCTGCTGCCGCTCGAAATGCATTCCGACGACTATTCGGTCGTCCAGCGGGAGCCGGTTTATGTCTTGATTCAGATGTCCGAACTCAAAATATGGGTAACGAACGTCGCTGACCTCGCAAAAACGTCGGGCAAGGGAAAAATCAGGGTACAGATGAACTCCCCGATGACTGTCGGCCAGCCTGTCGACTTCGTATTCGAACCGGAGAAGGTCGAAACCTACAACACGGAGCACGGGACTGCATTCAAGACGCTGGATGCCGCCAAGGTGGTCGTTACCCCGACTGAAATTCAGGCCGGCAGCCAATACGGCGAACTCTCGTTCGAGCTCGATCTGTCGGAATTGGATTACGACGGCGCCGATAAATACATGGTTCCGTTGACCTTCAAGAGCAGCGAACTGGTGGACGGCACGATCGTAACGGGCCCGTCGACATTCTACATCGAGGTGAACAAGACGCTCAAGGGCACCTACGACAAGGAAGTATGGGGCGAAGAAAAAAGCAACCGCGTTCTGAAACCGGCTATTTTCATCGCAGGACAGGACGGCTATGCTGAGTCGCGGAATGCGAAGAAGCAGAAGTACATCATCAATTACAACCAGACGTGGACAGGCGGCCTGATTTACTTCAATATTTCGGACGAAACGGTCGCAGGACATCCCAATCGGCGGGTACTCGTCGATTTCTCGGATCGTCCCAACGAAAGAGCTGACGGTTATGACCAGATTGTCGATTCCGGCAG